The proteins below come from a single Cyanobacterium stanieri LEGE 03274 genomic window:
- the hpsL gene encoding hormogonium polysaccharide biosynthesis protein HpsL: protein MTASKTRKFRNRKRGVSNAPPSTPAPLSRKEKMALKRQERQKRQKLISSWAIALTLGILVALPSFFILSPKMAAAAALGVMALILSYQFPKSALWVFLIYMPFGGTVVYAFAGGNLIFQIAKDVFYIPALFALLIQAWKNRKPIIIAKPLMPTLMILSIVCLMVLVFINLRIQLLAPACNLVSNINPPPPCKEGQPFLQGILGLKIFVGYIPLMFCGYHLIEDKQTVLKLGRLLAVLAIICCLLALVQYQFLKSGRCQATSELTSGAGLFRASLDARCFVGGSLLYTPAQNQIRLPGTFVSPWHWGWFLIANSAICFTVAFFETSRFWQLIGLGGMALVFINAVISGQRAALFLVPVFIFLMLVLTGQLFRLKRFIPIAMAIAVVGIIFVSANPEFVTDRVNSAIGRWNASPPQEFIIKQWQWAMTNGGNILLGSGLGKATNSARSFGSVAFIETYHPKLIYEVGMLGLIAFLGFITHLVIYTFKKYRSIKDPTLQSFASGFWVFLLFLGYFPYWYPLDTDPVAVYYWLFAGVLIKLTVIDKQEREQEVHNILSKNRKNRKQFKSLKKRRTTPS from the coding sequence ATGACTGCCTCGAAAACTCGTAAATTTCGTAATCGCAAAAGGGGTGTAAGTAATGCGCCACCTAGTACCCCTGCCCCTCTCAGTCGTAAAGAAAAAATGGCTCTCAAACGGCAGGAAAGGCAAAAAAGACAAAAGTTGATTAGTTCATGGGCGATCGCCCTTACCCTAGGAATATTAGTCGCCCTGCCCTCATTTTTCATCCTCTCGCCTAAAATGGCTGCCGCTGCCGCCCTTGGGGTTATGGCTTTAATTCTCTCCTATCAATTTCCTAAATCAGCGCTGTGGGTTTTTCTGATTTACATGCCCTTTGGAGGCACTGTGGTATATGCCTTTGCGGGGGGAAACCTCATTTTCCAAATCGCCAAAGACGTATTTTACATCCCCGCCCTATTTGCCCTATTAATTCAAGCCTGGAAAAATAGAAAACCAATCATTATCGCTAAACCCCTAATGCCCACCCTGATGATACTAAGTATAGTTTGCCTAATGGTATTAGTATTCATCAACCTGCGTATCCAACTTCTGGCCCCGGCCTGTAACCTAGTTAGTAATATCAATCCTCCCCCTCCATGCAAAGAAGGACAACCATTTTTACAAGGCATTTTAGGTTTAAAAATATTCGTTGGCTACATTCCCTTAATGTTTTGTGGTTACCATCTCATCGAAGACAAACAAACCGTCCTCAAACTCGGTCGATTATTAGCCGTCTTAGCCATCATCTGTTGTCTTTTAGCCCTCGTACAATATCAATTCCTCAAAAGTGGTCGTTGCCAAGCTACCAGCGAACTTACAAGCGGTGCAGGTTTATTCCGAGCTAGTTTAGATGCAAGGTGTTTTGTCGGTGGCTCATTACTCTATACCCCAGCACAAAATCAAATACGACTGCCAGGAACATTTGTATCGCCGTGGCATTGGGGCTGGTTTCTCATCGCCAACAGTGCCATTTGTTTCACCGTTGCTTTCTTTGAAACCTCCCGTTTTTGGCAATTAATAGGACTTGGGGGCATGGCATTGGTTTTCATTAATGCCGTTATCTCCGGACAAAGAGCCGCCCTTTTTCTTGTTCCTGTTTTTATTTTTTTGATGTTAGTTTTAACAGGGCAACTTTTTCGCCTTAAGCGTTTTATACCCATTGCCATGGCGATCGCCGTTGTCGGTATTATATTCGTTTCTGCAAACCCTGAATTTGTTACCGATAGAGTTAACAGCGCCATTGGTCGTTGGAATGCCTCTCCCCCCCAAGAATTTATTATTAAACAGTGGCAATGGGCTATGACTAATGGGGGTAATATTCTGTTGGGTTCGGGTTTAGGTAAAGCTACTAATTCGGCACGAAGTTTTGGCTCGGTGGCATTTATCGAAACCTATCACCCCAAACTTATTTATGAAGTTGGCATGTTGGGGTTAATTGCTTTTTTAGGATTTATTACCCACTTAGTGATATACACTTTCAAAAAATATCGTTCTATCAAAGATCCCACTTTACAGAGTTTTGCCAGTGGATTTTGGGTCTTTTTATTGTTTTTAGGTTATTTTCCCTATTGGTATCCCCTTGATACAGATCCTGTAGCAGTTTATTATTGGCTATTTGCAGGGGTTTTAATTAAACTAACAGTGATAGATAAACAAGAACGAGAGCAGGAAGTTCATAATATCTTAAGTAAAAATCGTAAAAATAGAAAGCAATTTAAGTCCCTCAAAAAAAGACGTACTACCCCATCATGA
- the hpsN gene encoding hormogonium polysaccharide biosynthesis glycosyltransferase HpsN, with the protein MNKPLVSVIIPTYKREQALVDSIQDALKQNYPSFEILVIDQTQNHDQEVESFLQTHQEEEKISWYRVDWASLPRARNYGVSKAKGEIVIFIDDDVQLGENYISSHVQNYLNNEKIGAVAGRVLDRMKQFSAQTGEKGYSTAFKEHLDPRASDPGLAWYHLDFVYLIKPQKIITARGCNMSFRRDIFTKYNVWFDERFRGSAVREESDFCLRLRGTGYDIWYDPDAQLVHLGEEMGGCHDITTKSLSYQFAFYHNHFLMGLKNLTLAQQWRFYGKLFDCHVLGNPPCNKSGSFTKIVSRGVFYFLGFMDALKTQFLGLFISYHSRFNVE; encoded by the coding sequence ATGAATAAACCCTTAGTTTCTGTCATTATTCCCACCTATAAAAGAGAACAAGCCCTTGTGGATAGCATTCAAGATGCCCTTAAGCAAAATTATCCCTCCTTTGAAATCCTTGTAATTGATCAAACTCAAAATCATGATCAAGAGGTAGAGTCTTTTCTTCAAACCCACCAGGAGGAAGAAAAAATAAGCTGGTATCGGGTGGATTGGGCCAGTTTGCCGAGGGCAAGAAATTATGGTGTCAGTAAGGCTAAGGGTGAAATTGTTATTTTTATTGATGATGATGTTCAGTTAGGAGAAAATTATATTTCTTCCCATGTCCAAAATTATCTGAATAATGAAAAGATAGGAGCGGTGGCAGGAAGGGTTTTAGACCGCATGAAGCAGTTTTCTGCCCAAACGGGAGAAAAGGGTTATTCTACGGCTTTTAAGGAGCATTTAGACCCCAGAGCAAGTGATCCTGGGTTGGCATGGTATCATTTGGATTTTGTTTATTTAATTAAGCCCCAAAAAATTATTACGGCGAGAGGTTGTAATATGTCTTTTCGACGAGATATTTTTACTAAGTATAATGTTTGGTTTGATGAGCGATTTCGGGGTAGTGCGGTAAGGGAGGAGTCGGATTTTTGTTTACGGTTGAGAGGTACGGGATATGATATTTGGTATGATCCTGATGCTCAGTTAGTTCATTTGGGTGAGGAAATGGGGGGTTGTCACGATATTACCACTAAGTCTTTGAGTTATCAGTTTGCGTTTTATCATAATCATTTTTTGATGGGCTTAAAAAATTTGACTTTGGCTCAACAGTGGCGTTTTTATGGTAAGTTATTTGACTGTCATGTTTTGGGTAATCCTCCTTGTAATAAGAGTGGTTCTTTTACAAAAATTGTTAGTCGAGGAGTATTCTATTTTTTGGGTTTTATGGATGCTTTAAAAACTCAATTTTTGGGATTATTTATTAGTTATCATTCTCGTTTTAATGTGGAGTAA
- a CDS encoding glutaredoxin family protein, whose product MKLVLYSKPGCHLCEGLEEKLREIDDLDLEIEIRDITTNEQWFEVYRYEIPVLFMITPKGDRPIPRMSPRISVTQLSKKLEQFAQTLNDS is encoded by the coding sequence ATAAAGTTAGTCTTATATAGTAAGCCTGGTTGTCATCTTTGTGAGGGTTTGGAGGAAAAATTAAGGGAAATTGATGATCTTGATTTAGAAATTGAAATTAGGGATATTACCACCAATGAACAATGGTTTGAGGTTTATAGGTATGAAATTCCTGTTTTATTTATGATCACACCTAAGGGCGATCGCCCCATACCCCGCATGTCTCCTCGTATTTCTGTGACACAATTAAGCAAGAAATTAGAACAATTTGCCCAAACTTTAAATGACTCTTAG